The following coding sequences are from one Triticum aestivum cultivar Chinese Spring chromosome 5A, IWGSC CS RefSeq v2.1, whole genome shotgun sequence window:
- the LOC123106740 gene encoding ribosomal protein S7, mitochondrial-like codes for MGDFDGEQKELIKKLVNFRMIDGKRTRVRAIIYKTFHRLARTERDVIKLMVDAVDNIKPICEVVKVGVAGTIYDVPGIVVRDRQQTLAIRWILGAAFKQRISYRISLEKCSFAEILDAYRKRGISRKRRENLHGLASTNRSFAHFRWW; via the coding sequence ATGGGGGACTTTGATGGTGAGCAAAAAGAATTGATCAAGAAATTGGTAAACTTTCGCATGATCGATGGTAAAAGAACGAGAGTTCGTGCTattatttataaaacttttcaccGCCTAGCACGAACTGAACGCGATGTAATAAAACTTATGGTTGACGCTGTAGATAATATAAAGCCAATATGCGAAGTGGTCAAAGTAGGAGTCGCAGGTACTATTTATGATGTTCCTGGGATTGTAGTCAGGGATCGACAACAAACCTTAGCTATTCGTTGGATCCTTGGAGCAGCTTTCAAACAACGTATAAGCTACAGGATAAGCTTAGAGAAATGTTCATTTGCTGAGATACTGGATGCTTACCGAAAGAGGGGAATTTCACGTAAGAGAAGGGAGAATCTTCATGGACTGGCTTCCACCAATCGGAGTTTCGCGCATTTCAGATGGTGGTAA